One window of Acropora palmata chromosome 1, jaAcrPala1.3, whole genome shotgun sequence genomic DNA carries:
- the LOC141896596 gene encoding uncharacterized protein LOC141896596 — protein MYPYMKASKTKTNVISLEMNESDQELPEDGDIQEEDDNDSSISEISDSSGNIPGKMQSHTTGRPKYVKRARRVEDTALANNELKMFQEIGSSLVACVKEKNRTDEKDEDTIFCELLASQLRKFDLPDKLMIRMKISQLIYEHQMRASTAVRSDRERPTTIQGGKIQAQNPSTTHNVFDPKDFSAVNESAPGVFRSSSPNFENQRMFSPGHFFQQQTSYLHNLNS, from the exons ATGTATCCATATATGAAAGCCagcaaaactaaaactaatGTCATCAGTTtagaaatgaatgaaagtgacCAGGAACTGCCAGAGGATGGTGACATTCAGGAAGAGGACGATAATGATAGCTCCATTTCAGAGATATCTGACAGCAGTGGTAACATACCTGGGAAAATGCAGTCTCACACAACTGGACGTCCAAAGTACGTTAAAAGGGCTAGGAG GGTAGAGGACACGGCTCTTGCCAACAATGAATTGAAGATGTTTCAAGAAATTGGATCCAGTTTGGTGGCTTGTGTCAAGGAAAAGAACAGAACTGATGAAAAAGATGAGGACACTATATTTTGCGAATTGCTTGCCTCACAACTAAGAAAATTTGATTTGCCCGATAAACTGATGATCAGAATGAAAATCAGTCAATTAATATACGAACATCAAATGAGGGCAAGCACTGCAGTAAGAAGCGACCGGGAAAGGCCTACAACAATACAGGGTGGTAAAATACAAGCCCAAAATCCGAGTACTACTCATAACGTTTTCGACCCTAAAGATTTCTCAGCCGTTAATGAAAGTGCACCAGGAGTATTTCGTTCTTCAAGCCCcaattttgaaaaccaaaGAATGTTTTCACCTGGTCATTTTTTCCAACAACAGACcagttatttgcataaccttAATAGCTAA
- the LOC141896428 gene encoding short transient receptor potential channel 4-like, with protein MFQKFVDRVKEDVDPSRLIRETSEEIGQASSEADKKSHREQLLEALRKENPHEVLAVIVRGNEKNAKTLRTLNYDCRAVAQSQEQRRHLIREEDCLSCSIKKIPKRILACIKKCCWGCCSQCCTDYQQPTEDQIEEEKEWIEILSNPLFISLEWLWRIYSKSGRIVSTLEENGNNPQEFLIIAQRKAFTCAKYAEKEKENENQDVIATALRDSHLLEMIAGNDQHKDEYQRRANQIEEFAIAVVGGSTRDQLLDIMDKRGNGCLKQKAPKKFSQSLSLLKIAAVEERKKFVASAKCESILNEVIYFGWPGWQKKKRTPKILWSFLVLLLTITFCIPYTLYRAFKDCFCHSCCHQGGPKCWKFFQQWYEHPYHKFVNHTTWYMAFLALLFACSFHDQGTFEGSLTALDGIDWVVLAFVFGFLVQEVLVASREGFHVYKSKWWNIVDSLIIVAFVASYVIWFSAMWYSGNKWEPENVAFLIADVIFSSAVVMSFFHLTHIFQVDSVLGPLQLSLYRMLNDVFEFLLLFLVLYISFATGLSKIYGYYIASQLELKKRNETHHEETHPYTSHWDALNGLFWLLLGNYDEEKVTVKDPGFRATSICGHIFMIVYVICMVIVALNMLIAMMNNSFQRCIEDSDVWKFSRARMWLESIDKGHVIPSPLNLLYYILKVITKVILITCKTNRCCLCHCSCQKGREYFEGQEEIFQKRLKTMKSLVVKFLEDRYIWDGKEVEGHKEKSPERDQVKMNLEDLRQQLAKVSLEIATLSKQI; from the exons ATGTTTCAAAAGTTTGTTGATCGCGTAAAGGAAGACGTTGACCCGAGCCGTTTAATCAGGGAAACCTCAGAGGAAATAGGGCAAGCTTCGTCTGAAGCAGATAAAAAGTCGCACAGAGAACAACTTCTGGAAGCCcttagaaaagaaaatcccCATGAAGTATTGGCGGTAATAGTGAGAGGGAACGAAAAGAACGCCAAGACACTTCGAACTCTAAACTATGACTGTAGAGCCGTTGCACAAAGCCAGGAACAGAGAAGACATCTTATTCGCGAGGAGGATTGTCTTTCGTGTTCCATTAAAAAGATTCCGAAAAGGATTCTTGCTTGTATAAAGAAGTGCTGTTGGGGTTGTTGTAGTCAGTGCTGCACAGATTACCAGCAACCCACGGAAGACCAAATCGAAGAGGAAAAAGAGTGGATCGAGATACTTTCTAATCCGCTGTTTATTAGCTTGGAGTGGTTATGGAGGATCTACTCAAAGTCGGGCAGAATAGTGTCCACATtagaagaaaatggaaataatCCACAAGAGTTTTTAATCATTGCGCAGAGAAAAGCGTTTACCTGTGCAAAATATGCAGAAAAGGAGAAGGAGAATGAAAATCAAGATGTGATTGCAACCGCTTTGCGTGATTCACATCTTCTAGAGATGATTGCTGGTAACGATCAACACAAGGACGAATACCAACGGCGTGCAAATCAAATCGAGGAATTTGCCATTGCTGTTGTCGGAGGAAGTACCAGAGACCAGCTACTTGATATAATGGACAAGAGGGGAAACGGGTGTTTAAAGCAGAAAGCACCCAAGAAATTTAGCCAAAGTTTGAGCCTCTTAAAGATTGCTGCTGTCgaggaaaggaaaaag TTTGTGGCGAGTGCGAAATGTGAGTCTATTCTCAACGAAGTGATTTACTTTGGTTGGCCAGGATGGCAGAAGAAGAAGCGGACACCCAAGATCCTCTGGTCGTTCTTGGTTCTGCTTTTAACTATTACGTTCTGCATCCCTTACACTCTCTACAGAGCTTTTAAAGATTGCTTTTGTCACTCCTGTTGCCACCAAGGTGGGCCAAAGTGCTGGAAATTCTTTCAGCAGTGGTACGAGCATCCTTACCACAAGTTTGTCAACCACACTACTTGGTACATGGCTTTTCTTGCTCTCTTGTTCGCTTGCTCATTTCATGATCAGGGCACCTTTGAAGGAAGTTTGACGGCATTAGATGGCATCG acTGGGTTGTACTGGCCTTTGTGTTCGGTTTTCTTGTACAAGAAGTCCTTGTTGCCAGTAGGGAGGGATTTCACGTCTACAAGTCCAAATGGTGGAATATTGTTGATTCATTGATCATCGTGGCCTTTGTGGCGTCTTATGTTATATGGTTCTCAGCCATGTGGTACTCAGGGAATAAATGGGAGCCTGAAAACGTTGCATTCCTCATTGCAGACGTCATCTTTTCAAGCGCCGTCGTTatgtctttttttcacttgacaCATATCTTCCAG GTGGACTCAGTCCTAGGTCCTTTGCAGCTTTCGTTGTACAGAATGCTGAACGATGTGTTTGAATTTCTTCTGTTATTTCTTGTACTTTACATATCCTTTGCCACCGGACTGTCCAAGATTTACGGGTACTACATTGCTTCGCAGCTTGAACTGAAAAAACGAAATGAGACGCACCATGAAGAAACGCATCCTTACACCAG TCATTGGGACGCACTAAATGGCCTTTTTTGGCTGCTTCTTGGAAATTACGATGAGGAGAAAGTAACGGTAAAAGATCCTGGTTTTCGGGCAACTTCTATATGTGGCCATATTTTCATGATTGTGTACGTTATCTGCATGGTGATTGTGGCTCTCAACATGTTAATCGCTATGATGAACAATTCCTTTCAAAGATGCATC GAAGATTCAGATGTTTGGAAGTTTTCAAGAGCTCGTATGTGGCTGGAGTCTATTGATAAAGGCCACGTGATACCATCGCCATTAAACTTACTCTATTACATTTTAAAAGTGATAACGAAGGTGATTCTCATTACATGTAAAACAAACCGTTGTTGCCTCTGCCACTGCAGCTGTCAAAAG GGAAGGGAATATTTTGAAGGACAAGAG GAAATCTTTCAAAAACGGTTGAAGACAATGAAAAGCCTGGTGGTGAAATTTCTTGAAGATCGCTACATATGGGATGGAAAAGAAGTAGAAGGCCACAAAGAAAAGTCTCCCGAGCGTGATCAAGTTAAGATGAATCTTGAAGATCTGAGACAACAGCTGGCAAAGGTGTCCTTGGAGATAGCTACGCTTAGTAAACAAATATAA